In the genome of Pseudanabaena mucicola str. Chao 1806, the window AGGCGTAAAAGCATACGGATACATAGGATATCTACCTGAAGAGAATGTATTAGGACAATGGTTTGAGGTTGATGCAACCCTATCGGTCGATTTTGCAAAAGCCAGCTATAGCGATGATATTGAAGATACGGTTAACTATATTTCTTGTATTCGGAAAATCGAGAATCTAATCCAGACTCGGAAATTTAAGTTGATTGAACGCTTAGCTGGGGAGATCGCTGACAGTCTCCTTGAAGATGAAAAAATTACTCAGGCTGAAGTAAAAATTATCAAGCATCCCCCAATTCCCAATTTCTTAGGTTCCGTTGCTGTCGAGATTGTGCGATCGCGAGTTCAAATCACCTCTACAAATACCGCAGCAACCAACCTAGAAGCAATCCCTGAAATGCAAGCAAAGCCTAGTCCTAAAGCCCCAAAAAACACCAGTGAGTCCCCATCACCCATCACCAATTCAGCCGAGTCCAAAATCATCAGCATCCATACTGACGGAGCCTGCTCTAAAAATCCAGGACCGGGAGGCTGGGGCGTAGTTGTTCACTTCTCTGATGGTAGTACTAAAGAGCTTGGCGGTGGTCTGCGCGAAACAACTAATAACCAAATGGAGTTACAGGGTGCGATCTCGGCTCTGGAATTTCTTGCCAGTCACAAACAATTAGCCTCTGTCGATCTCTATACCGATAGTAAATATGTACTTGATGGCATTACCAAATGGATTAAGGGCTGGAAAAAGAACGGTTGGCAAACTAAAGACAATAAGCCCGTCAAAAATCAAGAATATTGGCAACAACTTGATCGCCTTAATTCTCCAAATATCCGATGGCACTGGGTCGAAGGTCATTCTGGTGATCCTGATAATGAGCGATGCGATGCGATCGCCCGCAGCTACACCGCTAAGTTTGCTTAAACAAATAGACTCGCATTGCGAGTCTATTTGTTTATTAACAATGTGTTTATTACAATTAAAATACAATGGCTAGAGATTTATTCCATGATGCAGTAAAAAATGCACTAATCAAAGATGGTTGGCGGATTACTGATGATCCATTTTCCTTAAAAGTAGGAGATTCTGAACTTTATATTGACCTTGGCGCAGAAAGGCTCATCGCCGCCGAGCGCGACAATGAAAAAATTGCCGTAGAAATTAAAAGCTTTATTGGTAACTCATCTCTCAGTGATTTTCATTTAGCAGTCGGACAATTTATTAACTATAGAATCGGTCTAAAAGCCGCATATCCAGACCGTAAACTATTTTTAGCAATTCCTTATACTGCCTATGAAACCTTCTTCAAGAAGGAATTCCCACGCATGGTGATCCAAGAATGTCAGCTTGATATCTTAGTTTATGATGTAAAGAATGAGGTAATTGTCCAATGGAAAATCTAGAAAAAAGCAACAGCTACCGCAACATTATTAAACAATTTCTTCGCCAATATGCATCTTATAAACCTTCACATGGCGAGATCGAAATGCAAACCCTATTTGATACTGAACAGGATCGCTATCAAGTACTAGCAATTGGTTGGGATCAAGAAAAACGTATCTATGGTTGCTCAATGCACCTCGATATTAAAGCAGGAAAAGTCTGGATTCAAGCTAACAATACAGAAATAGATATTGCTGAGACTTTAGTTGCTCAAGGAGTACCCAAAGAAGATATCGTGATTGGCTTACAACCTGCTTATCTAAGGCAATACACGGGATATGCGATCGCCTAAAACATCTAAAATATATAGGTAAATACTAATGTTTTATCTCAGTAGCTCAAAAGTATGTTTATATGTCCCCAATTGCCATTGGGAATTAAAAGATAGTTATGATTTAAAACTACAATTTATCAATACAAATAATCTTTGTATTGATGATTGTAAGTATCTAGTACAAGCAACTAGTGATACTGGTGGTAAAAAAACAAGGAAACTTTCTTTTTTTCTTGTACACGATATATATCAAGAAGAAAATTATCACAAATTATTTTTACAAAAATACTTAACTATTGAAGATACATCAAAAATTAAAATGTTTTTGATTGTTCATGATGTTCAGTCTACTAACAATACATCTCTTATAGATTTAACTCAAATATTGAAAATATATAATAATTTTAAATTTGAGCCATTTTCAACTGTTATGCCTGTTGAATCAAATGGATTTAATCTTAAAATGGAAATAAAAAATCTGTTTAGTAATGTAGGATTTGAATTTAAAGATCATTATTCAGTTATATTTTCTTTCAAAGAACAAATTCACGATGATGATAGGCTCTTGGTGGTCAAAAAAGGAGTGCATTTTTCTCTTGAAAAATATGAAATTAATGACGTATGGCTTAATTTATCTGGTGTCAACTTTTCTAGAAGTGTCAAATCAATTAAAAGCCTGAAAATACCTGAGCCAATAGATCATAGTAAACATAAGTTTGTAAATATCAAAACAGGTAGTAAGTTGCCGATAGATGTTAAAGAGATTAAACAAGTGCGTCATGCAGAAAATTTCTATGAGACATTTAGTAGTGACAAAGCTATTGACAAGTCATTTGGCAACCTCAGATTTTCTCAAGGTAAATATTACTTTGAACAGACAAATTTAGAATCTTTGGTTAAAATGATAGATGACTTACATAAAAGAAGTCAAAATAAATCTAAATTTATTAACTTTGATAGTCTAGGTAATGTTGGTCTAAAGCCAAAAATTATACATACAATAAAAAAGTTTGTGTTTGCTAATCGAGAGCTTTATTATACTCCTGCGAAAGGTCTGCATCATTGCGGAGTGTTGGTTGTTCCATCTGGTTTAAAATTAAAATTACTCATATCTAAAAATGCGATCAATGAAGCTTTTGATGTCATAAAAAATATCAATGAAAGAATTAAATTCTTATATAAAAACTCTGTCGGAGCTATATCTCAAGAAGATATTATTGTTTTTGACTATGAAAACTTTACAGAACAAGATTCTTTGTCTAGTATTTATTAATGATAAATATAGCTGTCTAGTGCATTTAAACATTATTAAAGAAGATTTTACTGACATTAACAGTTCTATTATTAAATTCTTAAAAAGAAATAATTTGAATTTCACACTAATCAATCAGTTGGAAAAATATACAATTGCAAATGCCTTACTTAAGTTGGGACTGAAGAAAGGTGCTATTCCTTGGAAGATAAATTTCATAGATCATGAAGACTTTAATCACATTTTTATTGGAGTTGATTTAGGTCATGATCATTCTCATAGATCAAGTAATTTAACAATTATTGCAATTAACAACCAAGGCTTATTGCTCAGCAAATACCAAAAACTCAATTTACCTATTAGTGAGAATATTCCTTTGATAGAACTAAGACAGGCATTGAAGAAAATATTTAACCAAATACCAGAGCGTTTAAAACAGAACTTAAAAATGACAATTCATAGAGATGGAAATTTTCATGAATTATCTTCTTTTCAAGAAGTCATGCTTGAATTGGGAATCAAAGAATATAATCTAGTTGAAGTTATAAAATCTGATGTCCCTATAATTGGATTTCGCGAACAAAATCATTCAAATTATATTGATGGCTTCACTGGATATTATCTATACAAAGATTTTTTAGCTTATTTAGTGACAAATGACCAATCTTTAAAACAAGGGACTTCGCCATCACCTCTGAAAATAAAGAAAATCATTGGATACAAATCAATTCATCAAATAGTAGAAGAAATATTTTGGCTAACTAAAGCTTATTCAATTAACATTTTTGAATCTACTAAATTGCCAATTACTACCTTACTAGCCAATAACTTCGCATACACCAGATCTCTAATTCATTTTACGAACTAAGTCTTACCTAAATTTTTAACTCTGGTTCGGTAAAATCAAAAGGTAATTCGTTGTTAATCGCTTGAATTTGCTTTGCTTCGTAAGCATTGACCTCATTGATATAGGGAACCAGAATTTGCTTGAGGCGATCGCGATAAAAGCGATGCAAACTGTAATTTGGAGTTGCAGGAAACCCACGCCGCTTTTTGTGTTGACCACCTGCACCCGGGTCAAAGCGCTTAATCCCTTGAGAAATTGCCCACTCAATCGGCGTGTAATAGCAAGCATTAAAATGCAAACAATCAATTTCTTGCACACAGCCCCAATAGCGCCCAAATAATTGATCCCCCTTACGAATACAGAATGACATGCCTACAGGTTGCGGATAATCCTCAATCTCTCCAGCCACAAACACAAGCTGATCGCGGAAACTATGGGCTAAATGTTCAAAAAACTTGCGATTTAAATATTTACTTCCACCCCAGAATTTATTGCAATGATCGTTATATAGCTCATACATATAGCTATAGAAATAATGGGGAATCTCTTCACCTGTGTATACCCGCATCTTGATCCCCGTACTTTCCACTGACTTGCGTTCCCGTTTGATATTACGGCGTTGATTCGCATTGAAATTTTTGAGGTAATCATCAAAATCTTTAAACTCTTGATTTTCCCAAACATAACTATGGTGCATCCAAGTCGTAAACCCTCGCGACTCCAACTCATGCTTCCAACTAGGATCAACATAGAGAAAGTTACAGCCAGACATTTGGTAGCGATCGCAAAGTTTATCGATCTCTAACAACATCAAGTCATAGATTTTGGATACTTCGTCAGGGCGATCGCTCAGATCAGGATGCACCAAAAAGCGATAGCCCACCGCAGGCGTAAAGGGAGCCATCCCCAACAACTTTGGATAATACTCAATACCTAGCCGATAGGACAAATCCGCCCATTGATGGTCAAACACAAACTCCCCTTGGCTATGCCCCTTCATATACAAAGGTGCAGCCGCCACCAATACATCCCTTTGCCACACCAATAAATGACTAGGTAGCCATCCTTGCTGAGCGATCGCACAGCCCGAAGCTTCTAAATTCGAGAGCCATTCCCATTCAAAGAAAGGAGTTACCAAAGGTTTTGCAAGAATATTCCATACTTCAGCCTTGACCTTGTTAACTGTATCTACCCAAGTCGTCGTATAACGGGAAGCCTGTTGCAGCATAGTAAAAGTCTTGGCAATGTTTAGGTAAGTTATTCAGTATACATAGCTTAACAAATGCCAACAGAAACCAACAGCACCAAAAAGCTAGAAATACATCGCTACCTTCTAATTTTTTGAGACTTGAGGAAAGTATGAATTTATGTAAACAAAATGTGTCTTACAATACCATCTGAGTTAATGTATATACATAGCACAAGAGATAAAGCAACTCAATCCAAACGCAATTCCATCTCACATATTGAAGTTAAGCTTTCAATAGGAGGAGGAAGCAAAAAGAAAGAGTTAGAAGTCAAGTCGGATTGACGCTTTGTTGCTCCCCACGATTCTTCGATCTTTACGGGGCAGTGCTTATTCCTAAAGATCGGTGTAGTTTTGATAGCTTCACTAGCCTACATTGTAATTAAGGTCTCTTAAATTTTTCTAGTACATTAGTCGGTTTTTAAACTAGTACTACGAGTAAATGAGACAAACTTATGTAGTTAAAAAGATAAGGGCTACAGTACAAAGTTAATCAATACCTAACACGCATTAGCAAACCCCTAGTACGACAACTAATTGAATTATATTAAAACATGAGTCTAGCAGCCTTCTGCTAGACTCATTGAGTTTTTGGGA includes:
- a CDS encoding XisI protein gives rise to the protein MENLEKSNSYRNIIKQFLRQYASYKPSHGEIEMQTLFDTEQDRYQVLAIGWDQEKRIYGCSMHLDIKAGKVWIQANNTEIDIAETLVAQGVPKEDIVIGLQPAYLRQYTGYAIA
- a CDS encoding element excision factor XisH family protein; the encoded protein is MARDLFHDAVKNALIKDGWRITDDPFSLKVGDSELYIDLGAERLIAAERDNEKIAVEIKSFIGNSSLSDFHLAVGQFINYRIGLKAAYPDRKLFLAIPYTAYETFFKKEFPRMVIQECQLDILVYDVKNEVIVQWKI
- a CDS encoding Piwi domain-containing protein, whose translation is MKTLQNKILCLVFINDKYSCLVHLNIIKEDFTDINSSIIKFLKRNNLNFTLINQLEKYTIANALLKLGLKKGAIPWKINFIDHEDFNHIFIGVDLGHDHSHRSSNLTIIAINNQGLLLSKYQKLNLPISENIPLIELRQALKKIFNQIPERLKQNLKMTIHRDGNFHELSSFQEVMLELGIKEYNLVEVIKSDVPIIGFREQNHSNYIDGFTGYYLYKDFLAYLVTNDQSLKQGTSPSPLKIKKIIGYKSIHQIVEEIFWLTKAYSINIFESTKLPITTLLANNFAYTRSLIHFTN
- the rnhA gene encoding ribonuclease HI produces the protein MTSKIYLKGVKAYGYIGYLPEENVLGQWFEVDATLSVDFAKASYSDDIEDTVNYISCIRKIENLIQTRKFKLIERLAGEIADSLLEDEKITQAEVKIIKHPPIPNFLGSVAVEIVRSRVQITSTNTAATNLEAIPEMQAKPSPKAPKNTSESPSPITNSAESKIISIHTDGACSKNPGPGGWGVVVHFSDGSTKELGGGLRETTNNQMELQGAISALEFLASHKQLASVDLYTDSKYVLDGITKWIKGWKKNGWQTKDNKPVKNQEYWQQLDRLNSPNIRWHWVEGHSGDPDNERCDAIARSYTAKFA
- a CDS encoding GNAT family N-acetyltransferase, whose protein sequence is MLQQASRYTTTWVDTVNKVKAEVWNILAKPLVTPFFEWEWLSNLEASGCAIAQQGWLPSHLLVWQRDVLVAAAPLYMKGHSQGEFVFDHQWADLSYRLGIEYYPKLLGMAPFTPAVGYRFLVHPDLSDRPDEVSKIYDLMLLEIDKLCDRYQMSGCNFLYVDPSWKHELESRGFTTWMHHSYVWENQEFKDFDDYLKNFNANQRRNIKRERKSVESTGIKMRVYTGEEIPHYFYSYMYELYNDHCNKFWGGSKYLNRKFFEHLAHSFRDQLVFVAGEIEDYPQPVGMSFCIRKGDQLFGRYWGCVQEIDCLHFNACYYTPIEWAISQGIKRFDPGAGGQHKKRRGFPATPNYSLHRFYRDRLKQILVPYINEVNAYEAKQIQAINNELPFDFTEPELKI